One Rhizobiales bacterium GAS188 DNA window includes the following coding sequences:
- a CDS encoding signal peptidase I, producing MSVRLLLRFALAMLGVAGVAPTLAAATLSDWAESFGVAYQFRSAGIPVKSYFAASARMLPTLAEGDVVLTDLGQAGVQPLRGELIVSRFDDKFVMIDRVIGLPGDRVGLRAGHVILNGNDIAQEPAGTLEYDASGKHQIRNLFVESLPGARPYKIAREADGNPRHDDIPETVVAPGYLYLLGDNRDNALDSRFQSRGQVKIEAVVGRVVYRMRPNAGWLVPRETVPQLPKE from the coding sequence ATGAGCGTTCGGCTTCTGCTCCGGTTCGCGCTGGCAATGTTGGGCGTCGCGGGCGTCGCTCCCACACTCGCCGCGGCCACGCTGTCCGACTGGGCCGAAAGCTTTGGCGTTGCCTACCAGTTCCGGTCGGCCGGCATTCCCGTAAAGAGCTATTTTGCGGCCTCCGCCAGGATGTTGCCGACGCTCGCGGAGGGGGATGTGGTGCTCACCGATCTGGGCCAAGCGGGCGTGCAGCCACTGCGCGGCGAGCTCATCGTGTCTCGGTTCGATGACAAGTTCGTCATGATCGACCGCGTGATCGGCCTTCCCGGCGATCGCGTCGGCTTACGGGCGGGACATGTCATTCTCAATGGCAATGACATCGCGCAGGAGCCGGCAGGGACGCTCGAATACGACGCTTCCGGAAAGCACCAGATCCGCAATCTGTTCGTCGAAAGCTTGCCTGGCGCGAGGCCCTATAAGATCGCAAGGGAGGCCGATGGCAATCCACGTCACGACGATATCCCCGAGACCGTCGTAGCGCCGGGCTATCTCTATCTCTTGGGCGACAACCGCGATAACGCGCTGGACAGCCGGTTCCAGTCGAGGGGGCAGGTCAAGATCGAGGCGGTTGTCGGCAGGGTCGTCTACCGCATGCGGCCGAATGCCGGCTGGCTGGTGCCGCGCGAAACGGTGCCGCAGCTCCCCAAGGAGTAG
- a CDS encoding tripartite ATP-independent transporter solute receptor, DctP family, protein MPSATRLSITLAARLLTSALVTSALVTSAFGIALLEASNPVLAQEAHHYSFGYDQPHTTGYGIAADLFNAKLSEMSHGTMVIDQFPGSQLGQEPQMLQKIRTGDIDFMISSTANAATVAPESGVLSIHYIFRSEDQLIKAIADPRLFAAVKELFDDTVKDGHVLTLATLGLRDMYGKKEIRKVEDLQGEKVRVQATPTEDTIFPAYGAQTVHMPFGSVYTSLQTGVVNLAENGVNVYDSNKHYEVAPVLSMTGHEANNSVIWVSDKVWKSLSDEQKGWVQAAATEVGQKEPAQAIALDHKSLDRLQKLGVKVVTDVDKTSFIKLAEPLQDKLAAGLGPHAVKILQITRSIQ, encoded by the coding sequence ATGCCTTCCGCAACACGTCTATCCATCACGCTCGCTGCCAGGCTTTTGACATCGGCTCTTGTGACATCGGCTCTTGTGACATCGGCTTTTGGGATCGCGCTCCTGGAGGCGAGCAACCCCGTCTTGGCCCAAGAGGCGCATCATTACAGTTTCGGCTATGACCAGCCCCATACCACCGGCTACGGCATTGCGGCCGATCTGTTCAACGCCAAGCTGAGCGAGATGAGCCACGGGACGATGGTCATCGATCAATTCCCCGGCTCGCAGCTCGGCCAGGAGCCGCAGATGCTCCAGAAGATCCGCACCGGCGACATCGATTTCATGATCTCGTCGACCGCCAACGCCGCGACCGTCGCCCCGGAATCCGGTGTCCTGTCGATCCACTATATTTTTCGGTCCGAGGACCAGTTGATCAAGGCCATCGCCGATCCGCGACTCTTCGCGGCCGTCAAGGAGTTGTTCGACGATACCGTGAAGGACGGGCACGTGCTCACCCTGGCGACGCTGGGCCTGCGCGACATGTACGGCAAGAAGGAGATTCGCAAGGTCGAGGATCTGCAAGGGGAAAAGGTGCGCGTTCAGGCGACGCCGACTGAGGACACCATCTTCCCCGCTTATGGCGCGCAGACCGTGCATATGCCGTTCGGCAGCGTCTACACCTCGCTGCAGACGGGCGTGGTGAACCTCGCCGAGAACGGCGTGAATGTCTACGATTCCAACAAACATTATGAAGTGGCGCCGGTGTTGTCGATGACCGGGCACGAGGCGAATAACAGCGTCATCTGGGTCAGCGACAAGGTCTGGAAGAGCTTGAGCGACGAGCAGAAGGGATGGGTGCAGGCGGCGGCCACGGAGGTTGGCCAGAAGGAGCCCGCCCAAGCCATCGCGCTCGACCATAAATCGCTGGACAGGTTGCAAAAGCTCGGGGTCAAGGTGGTGACCGATGTCGACAAGACGAGCTTCATCAAGCTTGCCGAGCCGCTTCAGGACAAGCTCGCCGCGGGGTTGGGTCCGCATGCGGTCAAGATCCTGCAGATCACCCGATCCATCCAGTAA
- a CDS encoding TRAP-type C4-dicarboxylate transport system, small permease component, with amino-acid sequence MSDDTDLVLRTDHHLKWRALDGVERTLMILCGVCLAGFTSSTFLDVIARLLGHPLLWPQEVTSTFFIYGVFVGASVATRRNDHLYLSAITEVMTGRLRQFFEVFNRVVICCVGIGLVVFGWQNFITGFGSFRMPSMLPIAYLYAPIPVCGALVALFSLEQIVNGMRRGFAPNSDPARETA; translated from the coding sequence ATGAGCGACGACACCGATCTCGTACTGCGCACCGATCATCACCTGAAGTGGCGCGCGCTCGACGGGGTGGAGCGCACGCTGATGATCTTGTGCGGCGTGTGCCTCGCCGGCTTCACCTCCTCCACTTTCCTCGACGTCATCGCCCGCTTGCTGGGCCACCCCCTGCTCTGGCCGCAGGAGGTCACCTCGACCTTCTTCATCTACGGCGTCTTCGTCGGCGCTTCCGTCGCGACGCGGCGCAACGACCATCTCTATCTGTCGGCGATCACCGAAGTGATGACCGGGAGGCTCAGGCAATTCTTTGAAGTGTTCAACCGGGTTGTCATATGCTGCGTCGGCATCGGTCTCGTCGTCTTCGGCTGGCAGAACTTCATCACCGGCTTCGGCAGCTTCCGCATGCCCTCCATGTTGCCGATCGCCTATCTCTACGCGCCCATCCCGGTCTGCGGCGCGCTCGTCGCCTTGTTCAGCCTGGAGCAGATCGTCAACGGGATGCGCAGGGGCTTTGCTCCAAATAGCGACCCGGCAAGAGAAACCGCCTGA